Proteins encoded by one window of Filimonas effusa:
- a CDS encoding histidine kinase: MSAAIYRTRYFIATAMLLFLCFSAIGLFVSVQFGKRTRQISIDMATKVYQLKSDVIRNEFKGFLKGLNDLEPVRQQINSRQDFIQNIPLIEAILLSHPGVTNGWYALTNNKDTLFHTISKQGRDRESFPLTAYRRNWTNIFPLPSATLTPPAASPSALTGPAATPPTANPLTPNQPPVIHSNLVTHNDSTHWMLTTTSRLPDASTLVIGLDINLIQLQHYLWSVDTTGRAYAFITSPDGIYITHPDEKLVGKKMPENEKPTAAAKRLGDSVSQYETVISSFLQIPVVRYYTPMNIAGMQWNLVVDTPVLAVVEDVNEIEKYLLLFFMFTAGIVLFFIAWAQTRWQKEFTLRQQAELQQQQLLVKTQSLSIEAERQQKHNALLQLNTLKEKMNPHFLFNSLSSLHALIEQSPELAQSFVMKLSNVYRYVLNDYSGGLTSVEHEMELANEYFFLLKIRFGNALAPLEMDIAAQHRSQQLPFMSLQSLIENAVKHNVLSKENPLHIRIYSEGPYIVVANTLKLRHDVQDSGKQGLNYLRSIYQHFGGLPFLHGVEENTYKCLLPVIPRSQRPTQ; the protein is encoded by the coding sequence ATGTCCGCAGCCATCTATAGAACCCGGTACTTCATCGCAACGGCTATGCTGCTGTTTCTCTGCTTCTCTGCAATAGGCCTCTTCGTCTCCGTCCAGTTCGGTAAACGAACCAGGCAGATCAGTATCGATATGGCAACCAAAGTGTACCAACTGAAATCAGACGTCATCCGCAATGAATTCAAAGGATTTCTCAAAGGACTGAACGACCTCGAGCCTGTACGCCAACAAATAAACTCCCGGCAGGATTTTATACAAAACATTCCGCTGATAGAAGCCATATTGCTCAGCCACCCCGGCGTTACCAACGGCTGGTATGCCCTCACAAATAACAAAGACACATTATTTCACACCATCAGCAAACAAGGCCGCGACCGGGAATCCTTCCCACTTACAGCCTATCGCCGTAACTGGACCAACATCTTCCCGTTACCATCCGCTACCTTAACCCCACCCGCTGCCAGCCCGTCTGCACTTACAGGGCCAGCTGCAACCCCACCAACCGCTAACCCCTTGACCCCTAACCAGCCTCCTGTCATCCATTCCAACCTCGTCACTCATAACGACTCAACCCATTGGATGCTGACTACCACCTCCCGCCTCCCCGATGCATCAACGCTGGTAATAGGGCTCGATATCAACCTTATTCAACTGCAACACTACCTCTGGAGTGTCGACACTACCGGCCGCGCATACGCCTTCATCACCAGCCCGGATGGAATTTATATAACCCACCCCGATGAAAAACTGGTGGGAAAGAAAATGCCGGAAAACGAAAAGCCTACTGCCGCCGCAAAACGTCTCGGCGACAGCGTCAGTCAATACGAAACAGTGATCTCATCCTTCCTGCAAATTCCGGTTGTCCGTTACTATACACCCATGAACATTGCAGGTATGCAATGGAACCTGGTGGTAGACACACCCGTCCTCGCTGTTGTAGAAGATGTGAACGAAATAGAAAAGTACCTCCTGCTTTTCTTCATGTTCACTGCCGGCATTGTCTTGTTCTTCATAGCCTGGGCGCAAACCCGCTGGCAGAAAGAGTTTACGCTGAGACAACAGGCCGAGCTGCAACAACAACAACTCCTCGTGAAAACCCAGTCTCTGAGCATCGAAGCCGAACGCCAGCAAAAACACAATGCCCTCCTCCAGTTGAATACCCTGAAGGAAAAAATGAACCCCCATTTTTTATTTAACTCGTTAAGCTCTCTCCACGCCCTCATAGAACAGTCGCCCGAACTCGCACAGTCTTTTGTAATGAAGCTCTCAAACGTCTACCGCTATGTCCTCAACGATTATTCCGGCGGACTCACCTCGGTAGAACATGAAATGGAATTGGCCAATGAGTACTTCTTCCTCTTAAAAATCAGGTTTGGAAATGCGCTGGCACCACTTGAAATGGATATCGCTGCACAGCATCGTTCACAACAATTACCTTTCATGAGCCTGCAAAGTCTCATTGAAAACGCTGTAAAGCACAATGTCTTGTCCAAAGAAAACCCGCTTCACATCCGCATCTATAGCGAAGGTCCCTATATCGTCGTAGCCAATACCCTGAAACTCCGTCACGATGTTCAGGATTCCGGCAAACAAGGCCTGAACTATCTCCGCAGCATTTATCAACACTTCGGAGGTCTCCCGTTCCTCCACGGCGTAGAAGAAAACACATACAAATGCCTGTTACCGGTCATCCCCCGATCCCAACGCCCCACTCAATAG
- a CDS encoding Crp/Fnr family transcriptional regulator, translated as MRRHYPVSDAAVGALAERLEERIFPRGHLLTQPGIRDHYVYFIERGCTRTYFPVNGKDVTNWFSCEGDITFSSTSFYHKAPAYEFVEVLEDSCIYLITIENLERLFDQEIDLANWSRVLHQEVLLKMQTLRLDRLMLSAGERYEKFCQENPCLLKRVNLGYIASYLGITQQYLSNLRAGKRF; from the coding sequence ATGAGGCGGCATTACCCTGTTTCGGATGCTGCTGTTGGTGCTTTAGCGGAGCGTTTGGAAGAAAGGATTTTTCCGCGGGGGCACCTGCTTACGCAGCCAGGTATCAGGGATCATTATGTGTACTTTATTGAGCGGGGATGTACCAGGACCTATTTTCCTGTAAATGGCAAGGATGTAACGAATTGGTTCAGCTGTGAAGGAGACATCACATTTTCTTCTACTTCTTTTTACCATAAGGCGCCTGCCTATGAATTCGTAGAAGTACTGGAAGACTCATGTATTTATTTGATAACCATAGAAAACCTTGAGCGGCTTTTTGACCAGGAGATAGATCTTGCCAATTGGTCGCGGGTATTACACCAGGAAGTGCTGCTTAAAATGCAGACTTTAAGACTGGACAGACTAATGCTTTCAGCAGGCGAACGTTATGAAAAGTTCTGCCAAGAGAATCCCTGTCTTCTCAAACGGGTTAACCTGGGTTATATTGCTTCTTATCTGGGCATCACACAACAATACTTAAGTAACCTGAGAGCGGGGAAGCGATTTTAA
- a CDS encoding sugar O-acetyltransferase: protein MQSEIENCLAGQQFNTSDPELQELIHRARRFTKEYNGSVSTDTVSRKRILSELLGSIGSNVNIDTPFYCDYGKHISIGNNVIININCTFVDCNKIEIGNNVLIASNVQIYTATHPVEMQERLVEGWVENPSVPYFRTYALPVKIEDNVWIGGGVIILPGVTIGRNSVIGAGSIVTKSIPENSLAVGNPCRVVRKINQ, encoded by the coding sequence ATGCAATCAGAAATAGAAAATTGTCTTGCGGGGCAACAATTCAATACCTCAGACCCCGAACTACAGGAGTTAATACATCGCGCCAGGCGCTTTACCAAAGAGTACAATGGTAGCGTTAGCACAGATACAGTTAGCCGGAAAAGAATACTATCGGAATTATTGGGCAGCATAGGAAGCAATGTAAATATTGATACACCATTCTATTGTGATTATGGCAAACATATTTCAATAGGCAATAATGTCATTATCAATATCAACTGTACGTTTGTTGACTGTAACAAGATAGAGATTGGCAATAATGTACTGATTGCGTCGAACGTGCAGATATATACAGCTACGCACCCTGTAGAAATGCAGGAGCGGCTGGTTGAGGGGTGGGTAGAGAACCCATCTGTGCCTTACTTCAGGACTTATGCGCTTCCTGTTAAGATAGAAGACAATGTTTGGATTGGTGGTGGCGTGATTATTTTACCAGGGGTTACTATAGGCAGGAATTCGGTGATAGGCGCGGGTAGTATTGTCACGAAATCTATTCCTGAAAACAGTCTGGCAGTTGGGAATCCTTGCCGTGTAGTACGCAAGATCAATCAATAA